A single region of the Corallococcus caeni genome encodes:
- a CDS encoding 4-alpha-glucanotransferase has product MSTPGRLSGLLLPLFSLRSRTDFGIGDFGAMDGLFSWMKAARQRLLMVLPLLPTAPGDPSPYATRSAFGLNPLFIDLNQVPEFQATGGEGALSDTQKQQLAEARGAPRVRYDLVFPLKDAAFARAFDHFEQHEWTPRTPRSQEFQKWREAQGEWLESYALFTAISEKEDRRPWWQWPEGLRTRQPEALRAVQAQGLERRVRYHAWLQWLAEVQWNQVRAQAKAKDVLLCGDEPFIIGQDSSDCWAHPDILRRDARLGVPPDDFSATGQDWGLPYFDFAAMEKDDYAWLKKRAAKAASYYDLRRVDHAVGYFRQWIRDEKNPTGYFVPADEATWRRQGEKHFRLLSEGAGIVAEDLGVIPPFVRQILADLKLPGYRVLRWERDDNTYRDPHRFPAVSLVTTGTHDTEPQAEWWEQAREDERQSAARTWPEFQGVAVTREFTPDIHRATLAAALNAGSDLCVLPWQDVLGTRDRINLPGTMGDANWAYRIAQNTDALLTEPQTKDAAERLAWLTASSRR; this is encoded by the coding sequence ATGTCCACTCCTGGCCGGCTCTCCGGTCTCCTGCTTCCCCTGTTCTCCCTTCGCTCGCGGACAGACTTCGGCATTGGCGACTTCGGCGCCATGGATGGCCTGTTCTCCTGGATGAAGGCCGCGCGTCAGCGCCTGCTGATGGTGCTGCCCCTGCTCCCCACCGCGCCCGGAGACCCCAGCCCCTACGCCACCCGGTCCGCGTTCGGCCTCAACCCGCTCTTCATCGACCTGAACCAGGTGCCGGAGTTCCAGGCCACCGGCGGCGAGGGCGCGCTCAGCGACACGCAGAAGCAGCAGTTGGCGGAGGCCCGGGGCGCGCCGCGCGTGCGCTACGACCTGGTGTTCCCGCTCAAGGACGCCGCGTTCGCGCGCGCCTTCGACCACTTCGAGCAGCACGAGTGGACCCCGCGCACGCCGCGCTCCCAGGAGTTCCAGAAGTGGCGCGAGGCGCAGGGCGAGTGGCTGGAGAGCTACGCCCTCTTCACCGCCATCAGCGAGAAGGAGGACCGCCGTCCCTGGTGGCAGTGGCCCGAAGGGCTGCGTACGCGCCAGCCGGAGGCGCTGCGCGCCGTCCAGGCACAGGGGCTGGAGCGCCGCGTGCGCTACCACGCGTGGCTCCAGTGGCTGGCCGAAGTCCAGTGGAACCAGGTCCGCGCGCAGGCGAAGGCGAAGGACGTGCTGCTGTGCGGGGACGAGCCCTTCATCATCGGGCAGGACAGCTCCGACTGCTGGGCCCACCCGGACATCCTGCGCCGCGACGCGCGCCTGGGCGTGCCGCCGGACGACTTCTCCGCCACGGGCCAGGACTGGGGCCTGCCCTACTTCGACTTCGCCGCGATGGAGAAGGACGACTACGCGTGGCTGAAGAAGCGCGCGGCCAAGGCGGCCAGCTACTACGACCTGCGCCGCGTGGACCACGCGGTGGGTTACTTCCGCCAGTGGATCCGCGACGAGAAGAACCCCACCGGCTACTTCGTCCCCGCGGACGAGGCCACCTGGCGCCGCCAGGGCGAGAAGCACTTCCGCCTCCTGTCGGAGGGCGCGGGCATCGTCGCCGAGGACCTGGGCGTGATTCCCCCGTTCGTGCGGCAGATCCTGGCGGACCTGAAGCTGCCCGGCTACCGCGTGCTGCGCTGGGAGCGCGACGACAACACCTACCGCGACCCGCACCGGTTCCCCGCCGTGTCGCTGGTCACCACCGGCACGCACGACACGGAGCCGCAGGCGGAGTGGTGGGAGCAGGCGCGCGAGGACGAGCGCCAGAGCGCCGCGCGCACGTGGCCGGAGTTCCAGGGCGTGGCGGTGACGCGCGAGTTCACCCCGGACATCCACCGCGCCACGCTGGCCGCGGCGCTCAACGCGGGCTCGGACCTGTGCGTGCTGCCGTGGCAGGACGTGCTGGGCACGCGCGACCGCATCAACCTGCCCGGCACCATGGGCGACGCCAACTGGGCCTACCGCATCGCGCAGAACACGGACGCGCTGCTCACGGAGCCGCAGACGAAGGACGCCGCGGAGCGCCTGGCGTGGCTCACCGCCTCGTCGCGCCGCTGA
- a CDS encoding ice-binding family protein: MRTKSKVKQLQNVAALLLLVLVSACGDSEAQDPEDAGSRADGGNTADGGNTADAGTATAPTLLSNTPLAAATGVPFNDSISATFSEAMDRATLTPSTFTLTAGASAEPVPGTVHYANRKAEFLPAAHLASNTLFTATLTTGARSAAGVALAAPHTWSFTTGSTRVPGVPVNLGTAGDYVILAKSGISTVPTSAVTGNMAVSPAAASYITGFSLTADATNAFATSPQVTGKVYAADYASPTPSNLTTAVGDMELAFTNAAGRAADFTELGTGNIGGMTLTPGVYRWGTAVLIPTDMTLTGSATDVWIFQIAQDLTLSSGTDIVLAGGALPKNVFWQVSGLVDLGTTAHLEGIVLSQTAITLRTGASVNGRLLAQTEVTLDGSTVVQPAP; encoded by the coding sequence ATGAGAACGAAGTCCAAAGTGAAGCAGCTCCAGAACGTCGCGGCCCTCCTCCTGCTCGTGCTCGTCTCCGCCTGTGGAGACTCGGAGGCGCAGGACCCGGAGGACGCGGGTAGCAGGGCGGACGGTGGCAACACGGCGGACGGTGGCAACACGGCGGACGCGGGGACCGCGACGGCGCCGACCCTCCTCTCCAACACCCCCCTGGCGGCGGCCACCGGCGTCCCCTTCAATGACAGCATCAGCGCCACCTTTAGCGAGGCGATGGACCGCGCCACGCTCACCCCGAGCACCTTCACCCTGACGGCCGGAGCCTCGGCGGAGCCGGTCCCGGGCACGGTGCACTACGCCAACAGGAAGGCGGAGTTCCTGCCCGCTGCCCACCTCGCGAGCAACACCCTGTTCACCGCGACTCTCACCACCGGCGCCCGGAGCGCCGCTGGCGTCGCGCTCGCGGCGCCGCACACCTGGAGCTTCACCACCGGCAGCACCCGGGTGCCAGGCGTCCCCGTGAATCTTGGGACCGCGGGTGACTACGTCATCCTCGCCAAGAGCGGCATCTCCACGGTGCCGACCTCGGCCGTCACGGGCAACATGGCGGTCAGCCCCGCTGCCGCGAGCTACATCACCGGCTTCTCGCTGACCGCGGATGCCACCAACGCCTTCGCGACCTCGCCCCAGGTGACGGGGAAGGTGTACGCGGCCGACTACGCGTCGCCCACCCCGTCCAACCTGACCACGGCGGTCGGCGACATGGAGCTGGCCTTCACGAATGCCGCGGGGCGCGCCGCCGACTTCACCGAGCTGGGCACGGGCAACATCGGCGGGATGACGCTCACCCCGGGTGTCTACAGGTGGGGCACCGCGGTCCTCATCCCGACGGACATGACGCTCACCGGCAGCGCGACGGATGTGTGGATCTTCCAGATTGCCCAGGACCTGACCCTGAGCAGCGGCACCGACATCGTCCTGGCGGGTGGCGCGCTGCCCAAGAATGTCTTCTGGCAGGTCAGCGGGCTGGTGGACCTCGGCACCACGGCGCACCTGGAGGGCATCGTCCTGAGCCAGACGGCCATCACGCTGCGGACCGGCGCTTCCGTCAACGGCCGGCTGCTGGCCCAGACGGAGGTCACCCTCGACGGCAGCACCGTCGTCCAGCCCGCCCCGTAG